One region of Cumulibacter soli genomic DNA includes:
- a CDS encoding cytochrome ubiquinol oxidase subunit I has translation MDATDLARWQFAITTVYHFLFVPVTIGLSAIVAYYHARWVRKRDEDALRLSKFFGKLFTINFALGLVTGIVQEFQFGMNWSDYSRFVGDVFGAPLALEALLAFFLESTFLGLWIFGWGRIPERLHAACMWIVHIGTLLSAYFILSANSFMQNPVGYRLNETTRRAEMTDFVAILTNKVQLVTFPHVAFASYMVGGAVVMGVGLWKARRGILDAAQNPESTGQDSRADSSVENASLADVPIYRRAARTGALVCLVASVGIIVTGDIQGKIMTDVQPMKMAAAEAHYETSTTAPFSVFSTGDLNGENAVHWIQVHGLLSYLGKGDWNAEIEGIYDLREQYIEQYGGDPDSRTYDATYTPNIPMSYWSFRLMMGLGFATTAASALVLWVTRKGALPPTGRMIGAIAVLTPFAPIFANSFGWIFTEMGRQPWVVYGVFTTQSGVSPGTTATEVLISMGVYTVLYAVLAAIELKLFRDYVRKGLEPFTEPAKPNDADDDAPLAFAY, from the coding sequence ATGGACGCGACCGACCTCGCGCGTTGGCAGTTCGCCATCACCACCGTCTATCACTTCTTATTCGTGCCGGTGACGATCGGCCTGTCGGCGATCGTGGCCTACTACCACGCTCGGTGGGTGCGTAAACGGGACGAGGACGCGCTACGACTCTCGAAGTTCTTCGGCAAACTCTTCACGATCAACTTCGCGCTCGGCCTCGTTACCGGCATCGTCCAGGAGTTCCAGTTCGGAATGAACTGGTCGGACTACAGCCGATTCGTTGGCGACGTGTTTGGCGCGCCGCTGGCGCTCGAGGCGTTGCTCGCATTCTTCCTCGAATCCACCTTCCTTGGCCTGTGGATCTTTGGGTGGGGACGTATCCCGGAGCGCCTGCATGCCGCTTGCATGTGGATTGTGCATATCGGCACTCTCTTGTCGGCGTACTTCATCTTGTCGGCCAACTCATTCATGCAGAATCCCGTCGGCTATCGGCTGAATGAGACCACCCGTCGCGCCGAGATGACCGACTTCGTGGCGATACTGACCAACAAGGTTCAGCTCGTCACCTTCCCGCACGTCGCGTTCGCGTCGTACATGGTCGGTGGTGCCGTCGTCATGGGCGTTGGGCTGTGGAAAGCGAGGCGGGGAATCCTCGACGCGGCGCAGAATCCCGAGTCCACAGGACAAGACTCACGCGCGGATTCCAGCGTCGAGAACGCATCGCTGGCGGATGTCCCGATCTACCGACGCGCGGCACGCACCGGTGCGCTGGTCTGCCTGGTCGCCAGTGTCGGCATCATCGTCACTGGAGACATCCAGGGCAAAATTATGACTGACGTCCAGCCAATGAAGATGGCTGCGGCCGAGGCACACTACGAAACCTCGACGACCGCGCCGTTCTCGGTATTCTCCACCGGTGACCTCAACGGCGAGAACGCCGTGCATTGGATTCAGGTTCACGGACTACTGAGCTACCTGGGCAAGGGCGACTGGAACGCCGAGATCGAAGGTATATATGACCTTCGCGAGCAGTACATTGAGCAGTACGGCGGAGATCCGGACTCGCGCACCTACGATGCGACGTACACGCCGAACATCCCGATGTCCTACTGGTCGTTCCGACTGATGATGGGCCTGGGGTTCGCCACGACCGCCGCCTCGGCGCTGGTGTTGTGGGTGACGCGAAAAGGTGCCCTACCCCCGACTGGCCGAATGATCGGCGCGATCGCTGTACTGACGCCGTTCGCGCCAATATTCGCTAATAGCTTCGGGTGGATCTTCACCGAGATGGGGCGTCAGCCGTGGGTGGTCTACGGCGTGTTCACCACGCAATCGGGTGTATCGCCGGGAACGACCGCCACCGAGGTGCTCATCTCGATGGGCGTCTACACCGTGCTCTACGCCGTCCTCGCCGCCATCGAACTGAAACTGT